TTCCTTCGGCAAGAAACTATTTTATTTGGCAAGTTTAGTTAATTACCTCTGGAAAATGTCAATCTTGACCATCCTCATCAAATAAAATCCTcaaggtcatttttattttcagagcttCTTCAAAGGGCTCATGGTCATGTTGTTATTAATTTTACCTGTGTGTTTGCTCAATGACAATATTCACAGAAGATATTACACACATACAAGTAAaagaaacatttgttgtttttctgaaagTGTTCTTCTATCCATAGACACTGGGCTGTTTTCTAgctaaaggaaaatttaaaaagtaagacaaCAGGATTTTCACAATGCCACTAtctcaactggaaaaaaaaaccaatttttaaaaaaataatttgggtcATCATTTTAAACCAATGTTAATTTTTTGGGCAACAACCCAAGTtatcaaacaaaaccaaaccattCAGACATAATTTTCAGGTGGATTTCATAAGCAAGCCAGTCACTCTAATTAGGGCTAGGTACTCTAATTGTCTAATATCGTCTTATTATACacctaaaagaagaaattaatattgCCCTAAATTTTCCATCTGCTGGAAATTAAGTTTTGAGGAagttcttctcttcctcatcttccaaCTTAGAATGCTATGATTTACATATGggtttcattttcctgtttttaattttcttaaaagagaTTGCCATGTGGTAGAACTAAACATCTTTGGTTGAACTTGGGTAAGAATGTTACTTCTTGTCTGGTCTTAGGTCTGTTTAAGTGAATGTGAAACAGTTGCTGTAACGTGATGTGTAACATGATAAGATGATTTGGCTGGAccttttcctattaaaattgCATCCTTTCTTGGTGGATATATTCTGCGTCAAGATAAGAGAGGAGCATGTGGCTGAGAAACCAGCATTATCAGCATCAACGTTTTCTGAGCCATTTtgccaaaatgaaaagttaacgCTTTCACATAACTGGCATGAACAAATCCTTAAGCTGAACCATTTAACCTATGGCATAgtcaagagaaaaaatgaaaataataactgaccaagcaaaaaagaaaggcaCAGTTTATAATtagacataaaaatagacaataCTACAGGAAATCATTAAGAGAGCTACGACTAGATGCCTTAAAGCTTCAgctatatttttaagttaacagTTGTGAAAAGGGTCACCTGGGTTGTCTACTGAATGAAGCTGTACATACTTCTCTAATTTATTAcacaaaatggatttaaaataccttaacatttaatttaaaatcccttaattaaaatcttttatttatgaaTTAGCAACTTCATAATACTAAGGTGAAAGCTCCACCTCCTAACACcagactttttatatttttaccaatGAATATTCAGTATTACTATGATCCAGAGAATTTCACTGTATTAGAACTGTCTTGTTCTTCCATTATGTTCTCTCTTTGCAGTTTGAGGTATTCTTTGCACTATGTTCCTTgacaatattatttcattttctgggtGACTTGGCTTTGAAACAAGCAGCGTggtttacatatatttacatttactaCTAGCTATCAGAATTAGCCATCAAGGGTGCTCTTCCGTCTCTATATCTCTCCCGTCTcggttatttttaaagtgattaagATTTCTACTGTTATTTCAGGCTTTGCCGCTGTTGAGCATACCTAGATGTCAGGTAAGTCTGTACCACAAATCTCTGTAAATCTAGGCTGGGCCCTCTCAActttggcactactgacattttgggctaaTTCTATGTGAGGGGCTGTTCTATGCATTGTAGGGTGCTTAGCAACATCCATGATTTATACTCTATATGTCCCCCCACTCTAgttgtgaaaaccaaaaatgtcttcagacacaGTTAAATGTCCCGACTTATAGCCACTTATCTAGGCTATAGCTGTGCTTTACCTATCTAAAGTCAATGATCTCTATAAAAGGAAGATTCACATGTCTACCACCCtaagagataataaaatattacaaagaacaCTGAGGAAAGACAGGTTAACATGATTCCTAAACTTCCCCTCCTATTTAAAGTGATTCACTGTTGTCAGACTGGCGATTTATACTAACTGTCAAATGtggcaaaatttttcttttataatgaaagtCTCATaaccttataaaagaaaaaatagttacaTACAAATTAAGTATTGGAAGAGTACTAtaatctaactttttttttgaggaggtcatgtaaataatttccaaaaaggaaaaatattcattttgttcCATCCAAGTGGAACAATCACAAAtgctctaaaatgtttttttttttggaactagCTATGTTAAAAAGGGTATACTTTATTATTTGAGAATACTGGTGAATTACATCAGTAAGGtacattttaattcattcacCTGCCAATCATTTGGGAGTCTACTATgagctgggcactgtgctaaataTTATACACAAATAGGGATGGGATAAGAGTATGTTATTATTTAAACATAAACACAGGATGACACCactcattttattatgaaaagttagAAGACAATcacatttaactttaattaattaGAACAAACTCAGCTATTATCACACGAGTTTGATAGGTGTAACAGTTAATGCTTTCTAAAAGCAACAGATAACATCCTTGGATTTAGCATAGGggaataaaaagaatacatttagaTGGTTGCTTAGCAAACCTTTCATTAGATGGAAATTCATCCTTAGTTATCAAAATGGTACACGTTACACAGAGCAGCATGCTGTGTACGGTAAGCATGTGTGCATAAGACTGTACACATCTGTCTGAAATCTCAACACTAGAAATGCATAGTATTTGATATCTGAATTAggtttttcttgtattttctatctTCCTGCTAATTAAGTATTATGACGTATCTATCACGTCTAGTTTTAAATAgcagaaggaaaatttaaaacaaacttttgCAAAAAATGCACAAAATCAGGAAGCCTGCAGTTTTAAAACTGACATTTGACTTCTGTGAATATGGCAAAGTAAATTGCCCAATAATTTACAGCTGAAGATGTGGACATTATAACAGACACTTACCAATTCTGGCGCACTTCCAAAATATACCCAACAATCTgcatagaataaaaaagaaaaaagtagctaTTGATTACTGGGAAAGGTAAATCATTTTCTCAGTATCCTATAGAGCGCTCATTACAAACTGGCATTTTACCTTCTGATACTTCTGATACTTCAACACTGAAATTTATTTGGTACTAAGCCACCATTTGTAAAGGAAAGTAGGACACACTAGCTTATCAAATGTCAGTGTATATAAACTGTTACAAACTGGAATATATCCGATATCCTAGGTTAAACCTATGGTAAATTAATATGCGTAGCAAAAATGTGCACAAGGCTTTTTATTGTAGAATTAATTCAGTCAACTTCAAGTGCTTTACTCtcaaaagtagaaaatacatatgccaatttacataaatattaattttgagaaaatggTAAATGAACACAGTTTGGGTGtttatgacattaaaaaaaacgCACACTAAAGAAATTACTTTCTATAGAATgtagttctatatttaaatgatttataacCATGAACTCCAATGATAGCATTTACATAACTATGTCACTCAATaaggaagaatataaatatatgtggcTGTGTTTTCAGTGTAAGTACAACCTAGTTTACGGTACACTGTGTATGAGTTAACTAAATATGGCATTTAAAACATACATCCCGGAAATAAGAATTAGAATGAAGACGTTCAGCTCAATTCTATGAATGAATATACTAtgaattaaatacaaattatacgcatatttcacttatttaacaTGTGTAAAAAGTAtaagctttaaaagaaaatcaacgGAGTCATTCAGTGAATAGCGACAGCTAAAAGATATGAAAACATCACAGACAACTATTTTGTTGCTCTGACAAAATAAGAGAATTATAAATGGTGTTATACATGGCTACAAATCAAGATAAATTAGCAGTATTTATTGAAGTAAGTTAGGACTGGTATAACAAAACCGAAATACTTAAATTCCAGGGAAatttatattatacttttttttttccctaagagatGGCTGGCTGATGAATAATTATATATGAGTGGTTAAGAATGAAAGAAGTTACTGGTTCAATTAAGTTCTATATACATTCCTCCTCTGAAGTGTAACTTCCTGACCTCAAATCATAAAGTCTTAGTTCACACAACATGAAATGGGCAAAAACACAAGTTTATTTTGAAGGATGGACACTCTGACAGGTGCAACAATTTCACTatagaaataaaaggacaaaaatcaaaTATACTCTTGAAAATAATGTAGGATAATAAAAGGGCCAGATTGTGCCTAAGTTTAATCCTACTTAATTGGTTGCATAACTGTGAgtaggttattttctttttaatagcacTCACCCTCACAGGCTTGTTGTAAGGATTAACTGCATTATTACACAGAAATTCTTCAGAATAGTAACTAATGGGCCGTGGTCATTAATACATAGGTTAAAGGCACATGTGACAGTAACTTCAGATATCACTTAAAATTGGCTTACATGTCATCAAAAAATGGAAGACAATTGGTCAGTCATCTGCAATGCCACGGTTCCTTGATTCTAAAAACCTATTGATTATAACATGCGCTACTGATTTAAAGCTGCTCTGGCTATAAGCCAATAAGTGTATCTGCTGATAAAGCTAATCAGATCTATGATAATGGGAAACGAGGCAAAGTAGCAATCGTTTATTGCTGCTTTTTAGTTCTACATTATTTGAAGCagcaaaaaaattgttttcaagagTGAAATTATCAAGAACCTGTTTTATCCAATTAGACTAGATATCTTTACTTAAACATGGAAATATTCACTATAATGAAAGGACAGTTTACTATGAGTCTCATAAAAACATATACTGTAACAGCAAAGGACAATGGCTGTTAAGAATTGCtcccagagaaaatatttcttatatataaaacaaacaaaatggggACTAATATTCATAGAAATAgatgcaaagttttaaaaaaaagcctttaaaCAGTTGACTATAGTACAtgtttcaaaatacagaaataggcATGGTATTTCTTTGGTCTTATATGTAGGAGAAATATACTACTACTCAACCTCTACTGTAAGGTTGGCAGCCCTGAGAACTCCTTTTTTAATGTAGCATGTAATGGATGTATACCTGATCCCCAAAGAATGAGGAGCAGACTTTTCCACATGCAACCTACTTTCCTCATAACAGCATCAGAAAAGCATAAATATTCTATTCTACTACCATGTGATTGTctttataatgaaataaacagTTAAATATCTTATTAGGTAGATGTTATGTATTATATTACAATACCAGGCAAGAGATCAATTAGGATGTTTACTGGTTTCTACCATATGTTTTAAGTCAATAGTCACGGGCtgcagaagaagggaaggaagatacAAAACCATTTGGTTGGTGGAAAGGCTTCATGTACAACTAAGCAACAAGTAAGATTATGTAACTTCAACAAAGGGACAAAGTACTATATAATTTCAAGAAATGGACAGAGTGAAGCCTAAGTGCAAGAggacatcagagaaaaaaaacGTGATGCAAAGTCAATGTCCACAAAGGAAGAGGGGCACTGTCACAAAAACTGATGGACAAATAACATTAGTAGGTTAAATAAAATCCCTCAGGCTGACAGCAACATGATCAGTTTATTAGAACAGGATTAgggaattttaatatttgaaactgGTTAGAGGttctatttattcctttataCATATTTGAACAACtctaggaaataaaaaggaagaaatggtaaCAAAAGCCAAATAATTAGATGACATGATGTCTGAATAAATGCTAATTATGTCCTCAAAGATAGAAtgaaggtgaaagaaaaagaagccaaaattATTACTCTCATAGCTGACTACCACCTTGCCTCTTGTAGATTTTTATTATTGGAAAAACAGAATTTGACCTTGCAGGATCCTAATTTGGCCTGATACAGGTGCTGGAGATAATTATTCCTATGTGAagtattctttcattcttttatttcttaaaatgattaaGTAGGTTTAGGCTTTTATTAAGAAAGGATTAAGAcaatttttcatagaaattaataaatatgcaaGGCAAAGAAAATTTACATAGCTTTCACCACATAGTCTctggtttttatatatttttccttttgcttgaattcaacatgtatttttgtattatgaaGATggcactttaaaattttaatactgtGTGGTATCATATTGAGCTCAAATTTTTTCAGGGTGTGAACATATATAATACAAGAGATGTGTCAAGCCCAAGACGTAATTTTTATTACTGCTTTAAGTAAGCTAAATAAATTTCTCCAAATATATTTGCTTTCTCATACAAATAGGGAACTTGTATGATTGGAGCAGTCTTAGACTGGAGAGGGAAATGTCTACATTGTATTTTTTATGGACACAGTGCTTGCAAACTGTTTTACCTTTCAAAAACATGATaaccaacttttattttttttaaataaccagcTTTACTAATTATTGCATAAAAAGTTAAGGCCAACTACTATCTTTGAAAGTGCTAAACTGTATTTCTAATCCCAGAGAAAAAACCTgccatatctttttaaatatacttttttttttttttttacacatttcagGTCACTtctgatatttatctttttatttattaagactcTGTGCATACaaagttttcagatttttaaaaacagaagaagaaaataatgtaataagtTATTACAAAACGAAGTTATGTATAGGAACTAAATTATTTAATGACCTTTACGGTAATTTACCCTCAATGTCTACAGGACCTAATTTGGGTGGTTAGATATCATTAGTAACATACCCAGTTTTATTTCTGTCCAGGAGGCTGGGTGCCAAGGATCGGATATAAGCACAGGTACATATAAGCAGCAAGATTACAGTCAACAGACTCTGAAAATTGAAAATGGcagactaaaaaaagaaaaagaaaaattattatcacaagaaaaatagCATGGGTAAAAAATGCCAGACAATTCCATATTAAGAATCAAACTTTTGTTCTTCTCAAAGACAAATGGAATGACATGTCTGAGAACACTTAAAACCCCAAATCATAAGGTATTCCGAGAGTGTACTTTCCTCTCCATTCTTTGGGCTGAGGAATGCAGAAGATGcaacaaaaattctaaattcaagCACTTGAAAACACTACCAAAAATGTCATGAATCCAGCTcaccaaaactgaatcagtatGTAATTAATATAGATGTTCTAGGAGCCCAGACTACTAGGCAGGACACAGAGTTTACAAGCTCTGAGTATAGCTGACCATATAACTTCAGCTGAACCATTAACCTTAGTCTCTCTTTCACATCTGTAAAACTGGGTGGAAAGTGGTGATAGAGACTAAATGTTGGCTGAAGTTTCTTTCAATTCTGAAATTCTGTTAGGATAAGAATGCTTTAAATTTAAACAATCATGTTCCATGCATTGACTAATACCACACTATTAGGTTTCGGTAGGAAAACCACTTGCTCTTTCACTGCTCATTctttaagttattaaaaaaatttaacacagGAATCACAGGAAATCAGTTTTCCAGTCAAAGTAAAATGGAGGTGGACTCAGTCTATTCAAAATTTGCCTCAAGCATCATCTTTTCCAGGATGATGAACCCACTGGCCTCCCCTCTCTTTTTCACATAGAACTCTACTTTCTGTTCCCCCAGGAAatgttatacattttataatactcATCCCTGAAAGTGGACAACGTCTCATCAGGCTCTGAACTCCATTATCTGACTGTGTACCTACCACACAGTAGACCAATAAGTAATGGCTGAAtagataaaacaattttttgaaagTGCAAGaataccattatatatatatatatatatatcaatataagAATAACATTTCCATTACATAAGGTAGACAAAATGTATCAATCTCACACAGTAGCTAGCAATATGCTTATTTAGTAAACTCAGAAGGACCTCCTATGGTGTCAGAAGTTAGACAAAGAATAAGAGTTAcaaaattttttgagagaggcaaAACTGTTACTTACAAACGTTAAGTGCTACCTGAAAAGCCCAAAAGAATCTAGTGAAGAACGATTACACACAATAAGGGAATTAAGGTGGCTGGGtacataactaaaatattttaatcaacagCCTTCAGAATTACATTACCAACCAGCTGAAAGACATAATGGGAAAAAAGtttctatttataatagcaactaGAACAAAAAGCtgaaatatctaggaataagctTAGGAAGAAAAGCAGCACTGGcattaaagaacaaaactgacaaaacctTTAAATGTactgaaaaacacaaaagtagAATGGAGTGGTATACCATGTTCTTACATTGGAAGGCAACATCATAAAGCtaatctataaatttaaagtGAACTCAATACCAACCAGTTATTTTTGAAACACACAACTGATTTTGCAGTTCATATGGAAGTATAAATAAGCAAGAACAGCCAGGAGAGTCCTAAAACAAGAACTAACCTTGTCAGAAACTCAATATTTTTTACcttgttatatattttatgataattaCAAACTATTCAAAACATTAGGAAATTACACATGTTATTTACCAATAtccttaaagataaaaaaaatgcttatgtaCAATGCTAAGCAGTGgggaaaacacacaaaatttCATAATCAGCATATCTTCAGCTATGTAAACTTTTATGCAAACAAGAGGGCAGAATGCACTGATTATCTTTGGAAGGTGTGTTTAGCCCAAGTCTCAACTTTTCTGgatttctcaaattttctaaGTGTTGTTTTTATGgtctgaaaaagataaaatttatttgtaattacgATTTTAATAGTTGTTTTGTATGCAAATCATTTCTTCATGGATATACAAAGAATAAAGTTTAGTATGTCTTGGGTTCTTATCGAATTGAactttaattttacatttgtgaAAGTAAGTGATACAATTTTTATAACtcaaaataaaccaataaatgaaCGCTAAAGATaaattctatatagaaaacacaGTATTTCATAATGTTTATCTTTCAAAGATCATATTTTGAACACGTATATGAATATATTGATATAGTATTTGATAACAACCTCATGAAACATAAAGCACAGATTTCTTTCCAGCCAACACAACTAAACATGTATTTAGTATCTACCCTGTCTGGAGCATGAGGCTAGACACAGGATTAAAAAAGTACATAGCAGGATTCCTTCCCTCCAGGGGAGGGAGTCTATGGCTAACAACAGTAACGGATATTCACTGAAGGCTTGTTTTGGATTATCTTATTCATCCTCATATATTTGAGGTAGGTGTTACTAATACCTGTATTTTATATACGAGACAACTGAGGCATACAGCAGTTATAATCAAGTTAGAACaggacatatattttaaaaagtaactagcAATTCTTTGTAGTATGTGTTAAGTGGCGACTGAGCCATATTGGcaaaaaaatgctgttttcatAAAGAAAAGTCAGGAAAAGCTTCAAGGAGAAAGCAAGGACTGAGTCAAGTCAAGAAAGGGCACAATTAGATTGGCAAATAGAGAGCAGGCTCCAGAAGAGACAAAAGCATGGAACACACCCCCACAGAATCAGGAATTTGCATGTTTAAGGAATGATGAGCAGGCTTAATGTATTAAGCAAAGGACTGATGTAGTAGAGTGGTTGGAAAATCAATTTGCAAAGTAGGTTTATCATGTTCCGAATGGAGTGTCTAAATTTCACAATGTTGCAATGtgtactttttctttcccttaatgtctagtgaaaaaaaaatgcttaaatgatATGAGGCCTGGGATTGGTTTCTAAATAACCCATTGTGTGTGGTGGGAGGTGTGGGGCTGATGAAACGCCGAGGATGCGAGGCTTCATTATActcttctttctacctttctgtgtttgaatttttatgtaataaaagattttaagaggCACTTAAAGACATGCCTATTATTACAGAAGTggggtatgtatatatacatttgtgtgtgaaaccatttataaatgaaaaccatGTACAAGTGTGCAATATATGATACATACAACTTTGTTTCTGGGGTTTATAGACcctaaaatttaaacaaataatcttaGGTGGTAAAGTCTTTTAGATGTACTCAGACTCTGACCAAACAAGAATGTTTCAAAGCTACAGACATTAGCCTACCATTTCTTAACCTATCTAAGCATTCCTTTTAATCTTAGCATCTGTTGTCCACCGATAGAAAATTTTCGTCTCAGGTTTAAAGGAAACAGATGTTCCTGTTCTTGTAGAAAAATAATTAGGATTTTCAATaggaaaatgatattaaaaaggaagaggctaagaaaaaaagcaaccacAGTCAATCACAAAATAGAGGaagagatgatttaaaaaaggTGATAAGGGAAGTAAAATTCATTtactgtttaactttttttaaatcatgaaatctTTTTCAGGGTACTCTGTTTTTGCAGAGGTCATCTATTTTTGTCTGCCTGGTGAACTGACTTAACCTTCAGGTTTCAACTCAAGAGTCACCTCCTCTGTAAAGTCTTCCCTGTCCTCACTTGCCACACCGAGCAGAGTCAGGATCGTTGTGCAGGTGTGTATCATAGAGTGCACCCATCAAACTGTATTGTGATGGTCTTCTCTATTTTATTGAGGTTCATATCAACTCCTTGTGCCTATTAAACAAAATAGTGCACAGAAGTCACTGAAAAATGCTGAATAAACAGGAACTTGAAAACAACTGcaaataatgaacattttaacaaattcaagagcataaattctaaattaataatgcgacattaaaaaaaaagtgtagattAGACTATTTTGTTAACTACTCAAGAGAAACTGCCACACATGGCTCTGCATTATTTACCTGTCaatgatattttggaaaatgcagacagaagaaacaaatacCCTGATGTTTATATTAAGAGCCCAGGCTGGAGGGTAAAATAAAGGCCTAAGGTAATACCCTTTCAACATTTCAATCTCTTTATATCACCAACTGGAATTCAGAGAAAGTTCTACCAAGAAGCCAGCTTCAAGGTACTTGCATATGGGATAATGAGGGTTTTGACTCCGCCTAATTTGTTAAGAGATATACATCTTCAAGAGGTGTGGATGACTGACTAAGTAGGCTGGGTGGTTGGCATCAAATTCCACAACCTCAATTCTCAAACCTAAGGTTTACCTACTTTGCAGTCAGGCAATGTCAGGGAGTTTAACAAATTAAGCTAAccattaaatgtaaaataacgCACACTGCAACTAAGGAGTTATAAAATACAActcattccttctggaggctctaggaaaagaatgttttcctgccttctccagtttctagaggctgtCTGCAATCCTTGGCCAGTGACTCCTCATCACACTGACCTTGATACTTCTTTTGTGACTATGACCCTACTGCCTCCCTCTTAAAGGGAACCTTGTGATTTGTTGTTCTCTCTCCCCATTCCAAAATTCTTAATCACATATGCTGGGTCTCTTTTGCCAAGTAAGTTAACATATTtacaggattttgtttttgtttttagtggggGAGGGCATTCTGTCTACTATATGTAATGAACACTTCCCTTTTATTAAGAGGTATCCAATAAGATTCCCTAGACTCAGGGTTGCCTGTGACACTCTCTGGAGCACAACCTCAAATATAATCCAAACGGTAACACTTGGGGTTGTGGAATACAGCAGCCTTGCCCTGTCTTTTGACGGTTAGTCTCAGAGttgtgttcatttttctaaaaaaatgcaATGGAGATCCTATTTTTCCCGAAAGACCCCTTTTATTTTCCATCCACACTCCAGACCTATCTGCTACTCACAGACTTTTTGATATGCTTCAAATAATTAGTGCTATTGTActaaattaaattatacaaacCAGAAGGAAATCAACTTGGTGAGTCACTTTGTATAAACATTCTGAAAGGAAGTCACAATTTGTTAGGCCTTCTGAAATAATGATAATTCAGACTTTCATCTGGCCACCACTACAGCAGATGAAATAATTTATCAGTGAACAGATGAAGATTTGTTGATGCAGAGCTTAGTGCTAAAACACAAAATTACTTGCGATGTtaacacatctttttaaaaactctctatTCTCAAGTCAATTTGAAGTTAGGAATATTTATTTCAGAttcaatttttaccattttatctaCGAAgacacattttcttgttttcagtcATAAGTGAATGTTAAAACTATATTCATTAAGTTTGGATACAAAGGCAAGAATTCAGTGTAAGGTTTTGGTTTTAGACGTATATATAAAAACAGTTTAAGAAACCATCCAAAACATTAGGAATAGAGAGAAAAACAGGGGAAAAGATCCCAGCAGTATGAAGGCACAAGGAAGCAATGAGAAAGGCAGcagaaatatacatattaatatgcTGAACCCATGTCTGGAGTGCTCAGTGACTGGGTGCTAACGTACTTAATCTACAGAAAAGACTAAGCCTATAGTCTTTTCGTTAGTCTTGGATCACTTGAGCTCCGtatagcttatttatttatttttagcattatcAAAACAAATTGTTTAACCAATTTGTTGATTAAGGGCCTTCTTTATGCATAACACTGTGTAGAAGCTTCGAATGTTGATTGTATCTTATGTGGAATTAACGGACATATTAATTCCTCCAGTTTAACTGAAATTCACTTTAAAACAAGAATTGAACACCAAAgacttacaatttttaaaactccaaatagtaacaattttacttgttttaagaCTTACTGCTTTTACACAAAACTAGTCATTTATCCCTCTCAGGAGGTGGAAGGAGACCCAGAAATGATATTCCTGACCTAATTGTGATAAAAATTATACAGTACTGCAAAAGTGCGTCAGCATTTTATCATTTACAAATCTAGGTCAGGCCAGCATTTTCCAACTAGTTTCTACTTGTAAATTTATAAGtactattttctcttaaaatggaGAACATGGAAATGCAGGGATAAATGAAGCCTCTTTACAAATGTGCAAACACCTTCACCCCACTTGCCCAAGATAGGTGATCACAGGTGATTAATATTTCCATTAACACAcagaaatattgacattttattttggtgttattAGCACATAAATTCAATCTTTGTTGCTTTGTTGTAAGGTAAAGCTGAAATTGTACCCAATATGCAAATTATCTTGGTTTAACTTGAAACCAAGAAACCAGGATTACTTAATGTTTTGATGTTAAAAACCTGTCTCTTAACATCAGTGGCTACCAAGCATTTGCATTATTTAGGGAATAATCCAGTATATAAATCTGTCCTTGGTTAAATCTGCACCTCTGTATTATCAGTTTAATTCTACTTGTAAAATGAGGAGCTGGACTAAGTAGCCATTTGATCTCACTGgttccattttcaaaaatgtagagACCTTTTCTACTTAAACCTTTCCACTTAAAATTAAGGACTTTCATGGCTATGAGGAAAGGTACAGTTTGGTGTAGAAACACCTCAATTCTGTTCTCCACTGGCAACATAGGTGGtcatttgcatttaatttcatCTCATTGTCATGGTATCTATGATGTATTTGCTGTTTGTGTT
The Ailuropoda melanoleuca isolate Jingjing chromosome 3, ASM200744v2, whole genome shotgun sequence DNA segment above includes these coding regions:
- the TMEM167A gene encoding protein kish-A isoform X1, whose translation is MIHTCTTILTLLGVASEDREDFTEESAIFNFQSLLTVILLLICTCAYIRSLAPSLLDRNKTGLLGIFWKCARIGERKSPYVAVCCIVMAFSILFIQ
- the TMEM167A gene encoding protein kish-A isoform X2 — translated: MSAIFNFQSLLTVILLLICTCAYIRSLAPSLLDRNKTGLLGIFWKCARIGERKSPYVAVCCIVMAFSILFIQ